In Papaver somniferum cultivar HN1 unplaced genomic scaffold, ASM357369v1 unplaced-scaffold_135, whole genome shotgun sequence, one DNA window encodes the following:
- the LOC113334222 gene encoding metalloendoproteinase 2-MMP-like, with product MTNPKAVASLLQIAPFISLLLLAIFPYPILSTKSFQAFDFLQQLDGCHKGQKVESIHELKQYLRKFGYFDVYYNHTEHEHNNGFDDDLESGIKTYQLNYHLKATGKLDAQTVKQMRMPRCGVPDIVNGKTSMRSGKKKHTNGGNSSSLHSVSLYSFFQGSPRWQDSKSHLTYQFSSTIPVTDLKTLKTVSKRAFARWAEVSHFKFSEATDEAADIVIGFYSGDHGDGSSFDGPGGTLAHSFSPTDGRLHFDAEENWSTNPKQDMMDIETVAVHEIGHLLGLEHSSEPKAIMYPIILFGSQKRKLHGDDVQGIQALYGHIA from the coding sequence ATGACAAACCCCAAAgcagtagcttctcttcttcaGATAGCACCCTTCATCTCTCTCCTCTTGCTAGCTATATTTCCATACCCAATTCTGTCCACAAAAAGTTTCCAAGCTTTTGATTTCCTACAGCAGCTGGATGGATGCCACAAAGGTCAGAAAGTTGAAAGCATTCATGAACTCAAACAGTACCTCAGAAAATTTGGGTACTTCGATGTCTATTATAACCATaccgaacatgaacataacaatgGATTTGATGACGATTTAGAATCTGGAATCAAAACTTACCAACTTAATTACCATCTCAAAGCCACCGGAAAGCTGGATGCTCAAACAGTGAAACAGATGAGGATGCCTAGATGTGGAGTCCCAGACATTGTCAATGGCAAGACTTCCATGAGATCGGGTAAGAAGAAGCACACTAATGGAGGAAATAGCAGCTCACTGCACAGTGTCTCGCTCTACAGCTTCTTCCAAGGAAGCCCAAGATGGCAAGATTCCAAATCCCACCTTACCTATCAGTTCAGCTCTACCATCCCAGTCACTGATCTCAAAACTTTGAAAACTGTCAGCAAACGAGCTTTTGCGAGATGGGCAGAGGTGAGCCATTTCAAATTTTCTGAAGCTACTGACGAGGCAGCAGATATTGTTATTGGATTCTACAGTGGTGATCATGGTGATGGATCCAGCTTTGATGGTCCTGGAGGAACACTTGCTCATTCCTTTTCACCAACAGATGGAAGGCTTCATTTCGATGCAGAAGAGAATTGGAGTACTAATCCAAAGCAAGACATGATGGACATAGAAACAGTTGCTGTACATGAAATTGGTCATCTGTTAGGGCTTGAGCACAGCTCAGAACCAAAAGCCATCATGTATCCTATCATCTTATTTGGATCCCAAAAAAGGAAACTGCACGGTGATGATGTTCAAGGTATACAAGCCTTATACGGTCatattgcataa
- the LOC113333886 gene encoding uncharacterized protein LOC113333886, producing MVFKGVTSTPENIIQRCRREFAVLDYKPVTNHRLLVPQNRINLHWQPPLPGYFKINSDGSFIAENNTGGIGLICRDFAGAHHGSKCIYLTTAISPEQAENKALWKAMQWALEKKLEKVIFKLDTKLVVDIVLGYSLNIDWRLHNLILDIKNLLSIHPSWQGFYVPKEKNKVADSLSKLARTQFISYVWLLAPPDEIINQLREDANNVNTV from the coding sequence ATGGTCTTCAAAGGAGTCACCTCAACCCCTGAAAACATCATCCAGAGATGCAGAAGAGAATTTGCAGTATTAGATTATAAACCAGTTACCAATCATAGACTTCTTGTCCCTCAAAATAGGATTAATCTTCACTGGCAGCCACCTTTGCCTGGTTATTTTAAAATTAATTCTGATGGTTCATTTATTGCAGAAAATAATACTGGAGGCATTGGACTAATTTGTAGGGATTTTGCAGGTGCGCATCACGGATCAAAGTGCATTTATCTAACTACTGCGATTAGTCCAGAGCAAGCTGAGAATAAAGCTTTATGGAAGGCAATGCAATGGGCATTAGAGAAGAAGCTGGAGAAAGTGATTTTTAAGCTGGATACAAAGCTTGTAGTGGACATAGTCTTGGGATATTCACTTAACATTGATTGGAGATTACACAACTTAATCTTAGATATTAAAAACTTATTAAGCATTCATCCCTCTTGGCAAGGTTTCTATGTGCccaaagagaaaaataaagtAGCAGACTCTCTTTCTAAGTTAGCTAGAACTCAATTTATTAGTTATGTTTGGCTCTTAGCTCCTCCAGATGAAATTATTAATCAACTTCGTGAGGATGCAAACAATGTAAACACTGTTTGA